The following are encoded in a window of Haloplanus vescus genomic DNA:
- a CDS encoding DICT sensory domain-containing protein, whose translation MGLFELIADVDDEEKTLTVFNPDAGVPAALREHFADRNITIERAASEAGPRNYAVLSRGDEFLAALDVSDVLAERPGVEPGFTRETYDVVLDELDETMFTSYDTQRMVAASKEIEDRAWRGAAGELHAGFQTCGRFASQAEAYDDIARHGTLSVHVYAHPEGSEGVDLPTRPTLHKSTATEIRDTWFVAYDGGGVDTAKCALLAEERAEGSFYGFWTYDPETVDAIIDHLRHTYACPEGAATDGGADDPRDDD comes from the coding sequence ATGGGGCTGTTCGAACTCATCGCGGACGTCGACGACGAGGAGAAGACGCTGACGGTCTTCAACCCCGACGCGGGCGTGCCAGCGGCGCTTCGCGAACACTTCGCCGACCGCAACATCACCATCGAGCGCGCCGCGTCCGAGGCCGGGCCGCGGAACTACGCAGTGTTGAGCCGCGGCGACGAGTTTCTGGCCGCGCTCGACGTGAGCGACGTGCTCGCCGAGCGACCAGGCGTCGAACCGGGGTTCACCCGCGAGACGTACGACGTGGTCCTCGACGAGCTCGACGAGACGATGTTCACCTCCTACGACACCCAGCGGATGGTGGCGGCGTCGAAGGAAATCGAGGACCGGGCGTGGCGCGGGGCCGCGGGTGAACTCCACGCCGGCTTCCAGACCTGCGGCCGGTTCGCCTCGCAGGCCGAGGCGTACGACGACATCGCTCGGCACGGCACGCTCTCGGTCCACGTCTACGCCCACCCGGAGGGGAGCGAGGGCGTCGACCTCCCGACGAGGCCGACGCTCCACAAATCGACCGCGACGGAGATACGAGACACGTGGTTCGTCGCGTACGACGGCGGCGGCGTCGACACCGCGAAGTGTGCGCTCCTCGCGGAGGAACGTGCCGAGGGGTCGTTCTACGGCTTCTGGACGTACGACCCCGAGACGGTCGACGCCATCATCGACCACCTCCGGCACACGTATGCGTGCCCGGAAGGTGCGGCGACGGACGGCGGCGCAGACGACCCGCGTGACGACGACTGA
- the nucS gene encoding endonuclease NucS — MSVTTLHRPAHRDALTHLDDAFQRGDLVTVFGRCTVEYDGRASSSLGPGDRLLLLKPDGSALVHTDEGRTPVNWQPPGCDHFASVRDGRLRVRSVRRSPEELLDVRFERVHHLAAYDVTDPDELDLQGSEADLKEHILATPSRIEPGFEPLATERETDAGPMDIFGEDDAGRPVVVELKRRRVGPDAVGQLRRYVDALEREFGSGREIRGVLVAPSVTDRAKSLLDEEGLEFVALDPTTGRPPADATDAG; from the coding sequence ATGTCGGTCACGACGCTTCACCGGCCCGCCCATCGGGACGCGCTCACCCACCTCGACGACGCCTTCCAGCGCGGTGACCTCGTCACCGTCTTCGGTCGGTGCACCGTCGAGTACGACGGGCGCGCGTCGAGCAGCCTCGGCCCCGGTGACCGGCTCCTCCTCCTCAAACCCGACGGCTCGGCGCTCGTCCACACCGACGAGGGGCGGACCCCCGTCAACTGGCAACCGCCCGGCTGTGACCACTTCGCCAGCGTCCGCGACGGCCGCCTGCGCGTCCGGAGCGTCCGTCGGTCGCCGGAGGAACTCCTCGACGTGCGCTTCGAACGCGTCCACCACCTCGCCGCCTACGACGTGACCGACCCCGACGAACTCGATTTGCAGGGGAGCGAGGCCGACCTGAAAGAGCACATCCTCGCCACTCCGAGTCGCATCGAACCCGGATTCGAACCGCTCGCCACCGAACGCGAGACGGACGCCGGGCCGATGGACATCTTCGGCGAGGACGACGCCGGCCGGCCGGTCGTCGTCGAGTTGAAGCGGCGGCGCGTCGGGCCGGACGCCGTCGGCCAGCTCCGGCGGTACGTCGACGCTCTCGAACGCGAGTTCGGATCGGGACGCGAGATTCGGGGCGTCCTCGTCGCGCCCTCCGTCACCGACCGCGCCAAGTCGTTGCTCGACGAGGAGGGTCTGGAGTTCGTCGCGCTTGACCCCACGACGGGCCGGCCGCCGGCCGACGCGACGGACGCTGGCTAG
- the ppc gene encoding phosphoenolpyruvate carboxylase codes for MTLHHRTVRQDVRELGTLLGDVLEAQSSTEAFEAVEDLRTAAIDYRDGSLPSREPLRETLDSLDPELEGATARAFTAYFELINLAEERERVRAIRRDEQEGRIEDSQTETVASLVERDADAETVQRVLDDVLIQPTFTAHPTEANRKTIKAKLRTITTLLESLDERRLTDSERRKSWDQLEAEVTSLWQTPHVRDRAPEPQDEARNVQWYLENTLFDVVGEVYADLEETLSEAYPEVDVPKLFEFRSWAGSDRDGNPAVTVDVTTETLDRQRSVVLDRYRAELKRLSGILSQDAAWITPGERFESSLLADRERFPEVSSEAQERYPHEFYRQKLKLMRERLERVDDVRPGGYDDPDELVDDLEAIDESLRLNDAESIADAYVHPLVRKVETFGFSLASLDLRDHQKNHTEAVDELLSAQGIDYRDRDEDERVEVLTEAIMQDADVVDIASPGDVSDTTARVCERFEALRRWQREYGTDAIDTYCISMTEEPSHVLEVLFLADQAGVVSLPEHSGLDVVPLLETERALDGARRIMGTLFENDAYAAALDCRDNTQEIMLGYSDSNKENGFLAANWSLYRNQRRLARITDEFDVQMRLFHGRGGSISRGGGPMHEAMLALPIETVNGQIKFTEQGEAIAEKYGNPRIAERNLERMLDAQTRARYQSMEGPIKETPDAWTEAMETMSAAARTAYQDLLETEGFIPYFETATPITVIEDLNLGSRPASRSGERTVEDLRAIPWVFSWTQSRCIIPGWYGVATGIDAYLDDGGSMDTLQRMYERWPFFRTTLDNAAQAMTRTDMEIAAEYASLAPEDLRERFFPRIRDEHARAVDLVLDITEREDPLQRQWLRESLERRNPYVDPLNLLQIRLLDRDGRSPSEERTLRLTVKGIAAGMKSTG; via the coding sequence ATGACTCTCCATCACCGGACCGTCCGTCAGGACGTCCGCGAACTCGGCACCCTTCTCGGTGACGTACTGGAGGCGCAATCCTCCACGGAGGCCTTCGAGGCCGTCGAGGACCTCCGCACGGCAGCCATCGACTACCGCGACGGCTCGCTCCCGTCGCGCGAACCACTTCGCGAGACGCTCGACTCGCTCGACCCCGAACTCGAAGGCGCGACGGCGCGTGCGTTCACGGCCTACTTCGAACTCATCAACCTCGCGGAGGAGCGCGAACGCGTCCGCGCCATCCGCCGTGACGAACAGGAGGGCCGCATCGAGGACAGTCAGACCGAGACGGTCGCCTCGCTGGTCGAACGCGACGCGGACGCCGAGACGGTCCAGCGCGTCCTCGACGACGTGCTCATCCAGCCGACGTTCACCGCGCACCCGACGGAGGCCAACCGCAAGACCATCAAGGCCAAACTCCGGACCATCACCACGCTCCTCGAATCGCTCGACGAACGGCGGTTGACCGACTCCGAGCGCCGGAAGTCGTGGGACCAGTTGGAGGCCGAGGTGACGAGTCTCTGGCAGACGCCCCACGTCCGTGACCGCGCTCCCGAACCCCAGGACGAGGCGCGCAACGTCCAGTGGTATCTGGAGAACACCCTCTTCGACGTGGTGGGTGAGGTGTACGCCGACTTGGAGGAGACGCTCTCGGAGGCCTACCCCGAGGTGGACGTGCCCAAACTCTTCGAGTTCCGCTCGTGGGCGGGCAGCGACCGCGACGGCAACCCGGCGGTCACCGTCGACGTGACGACCGAGACGCTCGACCGCCAGCGGTCGGTCGTCCTCGACCGCTACCGCGCCGAACTGAAGCGGCTCTCGGGCATCCTGAGCCAGGACGCAGCGTGGATTACGCCCGGCGAGCGGTTCGAGTCGTCCCTGCTCGCCGACCGCGAGCGCTTCCCGGAAGTCTCCAGCGAGGCCCAGGAGCGTTACCCCCACGAGTTCTACCGACAGAAGCTGAAACTGATGCGCGAGCGACTGGAACGGGTCGACGACGTTCGCCCCGGCGGCTACGACGACCCCGACGAACTGGTCGACGACCTCGAAGCCATCGACGAGAGCCTCCGCCTCAACGACGCCGAATCCATCGCCGACGCCTACGTCCACCCCCTCGTGCGGAAGGTGGAGACGTTCGGCTTCTCGCTCGCCAGCCTCGACCTGCGCGACCACCAGAAAAACCACACCGAAGCAGTCGACGAGTTGCTGTCGGCACAGGGCATCGACTACCGCGACCGAGACGAGGACGAACGCGTCGAGGTACTCACGGAGGCCATCATGCAAGATGCCGACGTGGTCGACATCGCCAGCCCGGGCGACGTGAGCGACACGACGGCGCGGGTCTGTGAGCGCTTCGAGGCGCTCCGGCGCTGGCAGCGCGAATACGGCACCGACGCCATCGACACCTACTGCATCAGCATGACCGAGGAGCCGAGCCACGTGCTCGAAGTCCTCTTCCTCGCCGATCAGGCGGGCGTCGTTTCTCTCCCCGAGCACAGCGGGCTCGACGTGGTGCCATTGCTGGAGACCGAACGCGCCCTCGACGGTGCTCGACGCATCATGGGGACGCTGTTCGAGAACGACGCGTACGCGGCGGCGCTCGACTGCCGCGACAACACCCAGGAGATCATGCTGGGCTACTCCGACTCCAACAAGGAGAACGGCTTCCTCGCCGCGAACTGGAGTCTCTACCGGAACCAGCGTCGTCTCGCCCGTATCACCGACGAGTTCGACGTGCAGATGCGCCTGTTCCACGGCCGCGGTGGCTCCATCTCGCGGGGCGGCGGCCCGATGCACGAGGCGATGCTCGCGCTCCCCATCGAGACGGTCAACGGACAGATCAAGTTCACCGAACAGGGCGAGGCCATCGCGGAGAAGTACGGCAACCCACGCATCGCCGAACGCAACCTCGAACGGATGCTGGACGCGCAGACTCGCGCGCGCTACCAGTCGATGGAGGGGCCGATCAAGGAGACGCCCGACGCGTGGACCGAGGCCATGGAGACGATGTCGGCGGCGGCACGGACGGCGTATCAGGACCTCCTCGAAACGGAGGGATTCATCCCCTACTTCGAGACGGCGACGCCGATTACGGTCATCGAGGACCTCAACCTCGGCTCGCGTCCCGCCTCGCGGTCCGGCGAGCGCACCGTCGAGGACCTCCGCGCCATCCCGTGGGTGTTCTCGTGGACGCAGTCCCGGTGTATCATCCCCGGGTGGTACGGCGTGGCGACGGGCATCGACGCCTACCTCGACGACGGTGGGTCGATGGACACCCTCCAGCGGATGTACGAGCGGTGGCCCTTCTTCCGGACGACCCTCGACAACGCCGCGCAGGCGATGACGCGGACGGACATGGAAATCGCCGCGGAGTACGCGTCGCTCGCGCCGGAGGACCTCCGCGAGCGGTTCTTCCCACGTATCCGCGATGAACACGCTCGCGCCGTCGACCTCGTCCTCGACATCACGGAGCGTGAGGACCCCCTCCAGCGTCAGTGGCTCCGCGAGAGCCTTGAGCGGCGGAATCCGTACGTCGACCCGCTGAACCTCCTCCAGATACGGCTGCTGGACCGCGACGGGCGGTCGCCCTCCGAGGAGCGGACGCTCCGCCTGACGGTCAAGGGCATCGCAGCGGGGATGAAGAGCACCGGGTGA
- a CDS encoding 50S ribosomal protein L16, with protein MSDKPASMYREIDKPSYTRREYITGVPGSKIAQHNMGDLQADPEDYEVHISLEVEEECQLRHGALEASRLSANRRLLKELGEGNYKMVLRKFPHQVIRENKQATGAGADRVSDGMRQAFGKPVGTAARIQTNETVFTCYCDPEDAPVVKDAFRRAYNKISPPCRIVVEKGEQLLVA; from the coding sequence ATGTCCGACAAGCCTGCCTCCATGTACCGGGAGATCGACAAGCCCTCGTACACGCGACGAGAGTACATCACGGGCGTTCCCGGTTCCAAGATTGCACAGCACAACATGGGCGACCTCCAGGCCGACCCCGAGGACTACGAGGTTCACATCAGCCTCGAAGTCGAGGAGGAGTGTCAGCTTCGCCACGGCGCGCTCGAGGCCTCGCGCCTCTCCGCCAACCGTCGGCTCCTGAAGGAGCTGGGCGAAGGGAACTACAAGATGGTGCTCCGGAAGTTCCCCCACCAGGTCATCCGAGAGAACAAGCAGGCGACGGGCGCGGGTGCGGACCGTGTCTCCGACGGGATGCGACAGGCGTTCGGCAAGCCGGTCGGCACCGCCGCCCGCATTCAGACCAACGAGACGGTCTTCACCTGCTACTGCGACCCCGAGGACGCCCCGGTCGTCAAGGACGCCTTCCGTCGCGCCTACAACAAGATCTCGCCGCCGTGCCGCATCGTCGTCGAGAAAGGCGAGCAGCTGCTCGTCGCCTGA
- a CDS encoding ATP-grasp domain-containing protein: MLRLALTTRAETFDRLQDPLADRGIEVGHLPATGRTIRLDEAPADDFDVGFVYPSQTPAGDALSALYDLPWVNGRDAVLRSRNKGGVVATLGAAGLPVPKTTMVSSPVDEATLVDAVADFDWPVVVKPNSTTRGTGVAKATDIDSLLGIADYLDLIHDYRATGDKTYLLQEYLPDAHDYRVMVVDGEYAGAVERELPADARADGRWKHNVHRGAEATGVDLPNEYRRLAERAAAALDVSYLGVDLLATENRVVVVETNARPTVDVATKYVPDFYDRLAALIKATA, from the coding sequence ATGCTCCGGCTCGCCCTGACCACACGGGCGGAGACGTTCGACCGCCTCCAGGACCCACTCGCCGACCGCGGCATCGAGGTCGGCCATCTCCCCGCCACCGGGCGGACCATCCGTCTCGACGAGGCGCCCGCCGACGACTTCGACGTGGGCTTCGTCTACCCCTCGCAGACGCCCGCCGGCGACGCCCTGTCCGCGCTGTACGACCTCCCGTGGGTGAACGGGCGCGACGCCGTGCTTCGCTCGCGAAACAAGGGTGGGGTCGTGGCGACCCTCGGCGCCGCCGGTCTGCCTGTCCCGAAGACGACGATGGTGTCGAGCCCCGTCGACGAAGCGACGCTCGTCGACGCCGTCGCGGACTTCGACTGGCCGGTCGTCGTCAAGCCGAACTCTACGACTCGCGGGACGGGCGTGGCGAAAGCGACCGACATCGACTCGCTGCTGGGTATCGCCGACTACCTCGACCTGATTCACGACTACCGCGCCACGGGCGACAAGACCTACCTCCTACAGGAGTATCTACCCGACGCGCACGACTACCGCGTCATGGTCGTCGACGGCGAGTACGCGGGGGCCGTCGAGCGCGAACTGCCGGCAGACGCCCGCGCGGACGGGCGCTGGAAACACAACGTCCACCGCGGCGCCGAGGCGACGGGCGTCGACCTGCCCAACGAGTATCGCCGTCTCGCCGAACGGGCGGCGGCGGCGCTCGACGTATCGTATCTGGGCGTCGACCTGCTCGCGACGGAGAATCGGGTCGTCGTCGTTGAGACGAACGCGCGGCCGACCGTCGACGTCGCGACGAAGTACGTCCCGGACTTCTACGACCGACTGGCGGCGCTGATAAAAGCGACGGCGTAG
- a CDS encoding Hsp20/alpha crystallin family protein, protein MRGDDRDDPFGDIFDEIERMMNEMTGANSNAMSDGSGFASETHVDIYEDDEEVRLVADLPGVEKDAIELKCDGKTLTISATSPHREYDERVRLPARVDEHSASATFNNGILEVTVDKVGDSAAIDVE, encoded by the coding sequence ATGAGAGGCGACGACCGTGACGACCCGTTCGGCGACATTTTCGACGAAATCGAACGGATGATGAACGAAATGACGGGCGCCAACTCCAACGCGATGAGCGACGGCTCGGGCTTTGCTTCCGAGACGCACGTCGACATCTACGAGGACGACGAGGAAGTGCGGCTCGTCGCCGACCTCCCCGGCGTCGAGAAAGACGCCATCGAGCTGAAGTGTGACGGGAAGACCCTCACCATCAGCGCCACCTCCCCGCACCGCGAGTACGACGAGCGGGTCCGCCTGCCCGCCCGCGTCGACGAGCACTCCGCGTCGGCCACGTTCAACAACGGCATCCTCGAAGTCACCGTGGACAAGGTGGGCGACTCCGCCGCCATCGACGTCGAGTAA
- a CDS encoding phosphoglycerate kinase: MFKTLDELGSGNRVLVRLDLNSPVEDGIVKDNRRFARHARTVRELVEDGHRVVVMAHQGRPGRDSFVSLDQHADLLAEYVETPVGFVDDVHGDEAVDAIRGLDAGEILLLENVRMSDDELPEKPAEEHADSEFVQTLAPEFDCYINDAYSAAHRSHASLVGFPLVLPAYAGRVMEAEYEANTSIASREFDGQVTMVLGGAKATDVIDVMSALDEAIDHYLLGGIVGELFLRAAGYDVGYDVGGTELYDHQWEQNEERIRELLAERSDRITLPFDLAYEDAADERAEFPVTDDVEKDFPLLDVGSTTVERYGEVIEDSAAVFVKGALGVFEDERFSTGTVGVLETIATTDCFSVIGGGDTSRAIELYGLDEEYFSHVSIAGGAYVRALTGQSLPGVDALTRSCERVESSVDQ; the protein is encoded by the coding sequence ATGTTCAAGACGCTCGACGAACTCGGGTCCGGGAATCGCGTCCTCGTTCGGCTCGACCTCAATTCGCCGGTCGAGGACGGCATCGTCAAGGACAACCGCCGATTCGCACGCCACGCCCGGACCGTTCGGGAACTCGTCGAGGACGGCCACCGCGTCGTCGTCATGGCCCATCAGGGCCGTCCGGGGCGGGACTCTTTCGTCTCGCTCGACCAGCACGCCGACCTCCTCGCCGAGTACGTCGAGACGCCCGTCGGGTTCGTCGACGACGTTCACGGCGACGAGGCTGTCGACGCCATCCGAGGGCTCGACGCCGGCGAGATACTGCTCCTCGAGAACGTCCGGATGAGCGACGACGAACTCCCCGAGAAACCGGCGGAGGAACACGCCGACAGCGAGTTCGTCCAGACGCTCGCCCCCGAGTTCGACTGCTACATCAACGACGCGTACTCGGCGGCCCACCGCTCGCACGCTTCCCTCGTCGGCTTTCCGCTCGTCCTCCCCGCCTACGCCGGGCGCGTCATGGAGGCCGAATACGAGGCCAACACGAGCATCGCCAGCCGGGAGTTCGACGGGCAGGTGACGATGGTGCTCGGCGGCGCGAAAGCCACCGACGTCATCGACGTGATGAGCGCGCTCGACGAGGCCATCGACCACTACCTCCTCGGCGGCATCGTGGGCGAACTCTTCCTGCGGGCCGCGGGCTACGACGTGGGCTACGACGTGGGCGGCACGGAACTCTACGACCACCAGTGGGAGCAAAACGAAGAGCGCATCCGCGAACTGCTCGCCGAACGCAGCGACCGCATCACGCTCCCCTTCGACCTAGCCTACGAGGACGCTGCCGACGAACGCGCTGAATTCCCCGTCACCGATGACGTGGAGAAGGACTTCCCGCTGCTCGACGTGGGCTCGACGACTGTCGAGCGCTACGGCGAGGTCATCGAGGACTCGGCGGCGGTGTTCGTCAAGGGCGCCCTCGGCGTCTTCGAGGACGAACGCTTCTCGACGGGGACGGTCGGCGTCCTCGAAACCATCGCGACGACGGACTGCTTCTCGGTCATCGGCGGCGGCGACACCTCGCGGGCCATCGAACTCTACGGCCTCGACGAGGAGTACTTCTCGCACGTCTCCATCGCCGGCGGCGCCTACGTCCGGGCGCTCACCGGCCAGTCGCTTCCCGGCGTCGACGCCTTGACTCGCTCCTGTGAGCGCGTCGAGTCGAGCGTCGACCAGTAG
- a CDS encoding type II glyceraldehyde-3-phosphate dehydrogenase — translation MTQVGVNGYGTIGKRVADAITEQPDMELVGVAKTRPNFEAETAARKGYPLYAAIPDRMDQFAEEGLELAGEVEELVAESDVVVDCTPSGIGAENADLYEAHDTPAIFQGGEDADVAEVSFNARANFENAVGADSARVVSCNTTGLSRILAPLEEAYGVEKARVTLVRRGGDPGQTGRGPIDDILPDPVTIPSHHGPDVNTIFPDLDIDTLGMKVPATLMHTHSVNVTLESDADAEAVRDLFADEERLFQIPAGADIDGSGKLKEFAHDAGRPRGDLWENCIWSESITVEGRDLYLFQAIHQESDVVPENVDAVRALRGDEDAAESRATTEEAMGVGIDY, via the coding sequence ATGACACAGGTCGGCGTCAACGGCTACGGAACCATCGGCAAACGGGTGGCTGACGCGATTACGGAACAACCGGACATGGAGCTCGTCGGCGTCGCCAAGACGCGCCCGAACTTCGAGGCGGAGACGGCGGCGCGCAAGGGCTACCCCCTCTACGCCGCCATCCCCGACCGGATGGACCAGTTCGCCGAGGAGGGCCTCGAACTCGCCGGCGAGGTGGAGGAGCTCGTCGCCGAGTCGGACGTGGTGGTCGACTGTACGCCCTCGGGCATCGGCGCCGAGAACGCCGACCTCTACGAGGCCCACGACACGCCCGCCATCTTCCAGGGCGGCGAGGACGCCGACGTGGCCGAGGTGAGTTTCAACGCCCGCGCTAACTTCGAGAACGCGGTCGGCGCCGACTCCGCGCGCGTCGTCTCCTGTAACACCACGGGGCTCTCGCGCATCCTCGCGCCGCTTGAGGAGGCCTACGGCGTCGAGAAGGCACGCGTCACGCTGGTTCGGCGCGGCGGCGACCCCGGCCAGACCGGGCGCGGCCCCATCGACGACATCCTCCCCGACCCGGTGACCATCCCCTCGCACCACGGCCCGGACGTGAACACCATCTTCCCGGACCTCGACATCGACACGCTCGGGATGAAGGTGCCGGCGACGCTGATGCACACCCACAGCGTCAACGTGACGCTGGAATCGGACGCTGACGCCGAGGCGGTCCGCGACCTGTTCGCCGACGAGGAGCGCCTGTTCCAGATTCCGGCGGGCGCCGACATCGACGGCTCGGGCAAGCTCAAGGAGTTCGCCCACGACGCTGGCCGGCCGCGCGGTGACCTCTGGGAGAACTGCATCTGGTCCGAGTCCATCACCGTCGAGGGCCGCGACCTCTACCTGTTCCAAGCGATTCACCAGGAGAGCGACGTGGTGCCCGAAAACGTCGACGCCGTCCGCGCCCTCCGCGGCGACGAGGACGCCGCCGAGAGTCGCGCGACGACCGAGGAAGCGATGGGCGTCGGCATCGACTACTGA
- a CDS encoding response regulator, protein MDGPIRVLHVDDEPDFANLAATFLEREDDRFEVTTATNVGEGLDRLAELDADCIVSDYDMPDQNGIEFLETVRTDHPKLPFILFTGRGSESIASRAVSAGVTEYLQKESGRDQYMLLANRITNSVRAYRAETAVTRSEERYHNLVDTAPIPIIVFDREGTLLYSNDAAVDFLNADTHADLEDRSFTDFLHPDDRERARGRFERLMTEGVSLPEAEFRLRAIDGEIKPATVATAPGYYRGQKVAQAMAYQ, encoded by the coding sequence ATGGATGGCCCGATTCGCGTCCTCCACGTCGACGACGAACCGGACTTTGCGAATCTGGCCGCCACGTTCCTCGAACGCGAAGACGACCGGTTCGAGGTGACGACGGCGACGAATGTCGGCGAGGGGTTGGACCGACTCGCCGAACTCGACGCCGACTGTATCGTCTCCGACTACGATATGCCCGACCAGAACGGCATCGAATTCCTCGAAACCGTCCGCACCGACCACCCGAAGCTCCCCTTCATTCTGTTTACCGGGCGGGGGTCGGAGTCGATTGCGAGCCGAGCGGTGTCGGCCGGCGTCACCGAGTACCTCCAGAAGGAGTCCGGGAGAGACCAGTACATGCTGCTCGCCAACCGCATCACCAACAGCGTGCGAGCCTATCGCGCGGAGACGGCGGTCACCCGGAGCGAGGAGCGCTACCACAACCTCGTGGATACGGCACCGATTCCGATAATCGTCTTCGACCGAGAGGGTACGCTGCTTTACTCGAACGACGCCGCGGTCGACTTTCTCAACGCCGACACGCACGCGGACCTGGAGGACCGGTCGTTCACCGATTTCCTCCACCCGGACGACCGGGAGCGGGCGAGGGGTCGCTTCGAGCGGCTGATGACCGAGGGGGTGTCGTTGCCGGAGGCCGAGTTCCGCCTCCGAGCCATCGACGGGGAGATCAAGCCGGCGACCGTCGCGACCGCCCCCGGCTACTACCGGGGGCAGAAGGTGGCGCAGGCGATGGCGTACCAGTAG
- a CDS encoding aminopeptidase, which produces MSDALIQAAETAIHQCMALDADESCAVVTDDKRLPIGEALYDVASTVTDDAVLLRYPPGEQHGTEPPAPVAAAMADADVVLAPTTKSLSHTRARKRACDAGARAATLPGITEDVMVAGLDADYETIARHCREVLEQVADADEIRVTSPEGTDFTVEPGDREWLTDTGMVHDAGDFSNLPAGEVFVSPETASGTYVVDGTMMPHGLLEEPIRFEVEDGTVTHISDDAVREQVDAGREAVGDDAANLAELGVGTNVGVTDLVGSVLLDEKAAGTVHIAIGDDASIGGDTEAPLHLDGILRHPTVYADGEAIDLPSAE; this is translated from the coding sequence ATGTCCGACGCACTCATACAGGCCGCCGAGACGGCGATTCATCAGTGCATGGCGCTCGACGCCGACGAGTCCTGTGCTGTCGTCACCGACGACAAGCGGCTCCCAATCGGCGAGGCGCTCTACGACGTGGCGAGCACCGTCACCGACGACGCCGTCCTCCTCCGCTACCCGCCGGGCGAGCAACACGGCACCGAACCCCCCGCGCCCGTCGCGGCCGCGATGGCCGACGCCGACGTGGTCCTCGCGCCGACGACCAAGAGCCTGAGTCACACGCGCGCCCGCAAGCGAGCCTGCGACGCCGGTGCTCGCGCCGCCACCCTCCCCGGCATCACCGAGGACGTGATGGTCGCCGGCCTCGACGCCGACTACGAGACCATCGCCCGCCACTGTCGCGAGGTACTCGAACAGGTCGCCGACGCCGACGAGATTCGCGTCACCTCCCCCGAGGGCACCGACTTCACCGTCGAACCCGGCGACCGCGAGTGGCTGACCGACACCGGGATGGTCCACGACGCCGGCGACTTCTCGAACCTCCCCGCGGGCGAGGTGTTCGTCAGCCCCGAGACGGCCTCCGGCACGTACGTCGTCGACGGGACGATGATGCCCCACGGTCTGCTCGAGGAACCGATTCGATTCGAGGTGGAGGACGGCACAGTCACCCACATCTCCGACGACGCCGTGCGCGAACAGGTCGACGCCGGGCGCGAGGCGGTGGGCGACGACGCCGCCAACCTCGCCGAACTCGGGGTCGGAACGAACGTCGGCGTCACCGACCTCGTCGGGTCCGTCCTCTTGGACGAGAAGGCGGCGGGGACGGTCCACATCGCCATCGGCGACGACGCGAGCATCGGCGGCGACACCGAGGCACCGCTACATCTCGACGGCATCCTCCGCCATCCGACGGTGTACGCCGACGGCGAGGCAATCGATCTGCCGAGCGCCGAGTGA
- a CDS encoding HVO_0476 family zinc finger protein, producing the protein MTHPGPDAGDRVALACPSCSEQTVHEVLKPGGHVTVRCTECDHVHKERYEPTPEIELDVVVSQGDESLTATVDVPPGDTVERGDEFVVDTDEAIMQARVTAIELGGDQRVEEATLEDVATLWTRAVDNVRVNVTVHPNDGRRDESRSVTVSVPGDHEFVVGETAEFGDEEFEITGVQVRDDAPEYRFEKLDHEGDTVFAKDVKRVYGLDETSAAWSAW; encoded by the coding sequence ATGACTCATCCCGGTCCCGACGCGGGCGACCGCGTCGCTCTCGCCTGTCCGTCCTGTTCCGAGCAGACGGTCCACGAGGTACTGAAACCCGGCGGCCACGTCACCGTGCGCTGTACGGAGTGCGACCACGTCCACAAGGAGCGCTACGAGCCGACCCCAGAGATCGAACTCGACGTCGTCGTCTCGCAGGGCGACGAATCGCTGACGGCGACGGTCGACGTCCCGCCCGGCGACACCGTCGAACGCGGCGACGAGTTCGTCGTCGACACCGACGAGGCCATCATGCAGGCGCGCGTCACCGCCATCGAACTCGGCGGCGACCAGCGCGTTGAGGAGGCGACGCTCGAAGACGTCGCGACGCTCTGGACGCGCGCCGTCGACAACGTCCGCGTGAACGTGACCGTCCACCCCAACGACGGCCGACGCGACGAGTCGCGGAGCGTCACCGTCTCCGTGCCCGGCGACCACGAGTTCGTCGTCGGCGAGACGGCCGAGTTCGGCGACGAAGAGTTCGAGATTACGGGCGTGCAGGTCCGCGACGACGCCCCCGAGTATCGCTTCGAGAAGCTCGACCACGAGGGCGACACCGTCTTCGCGAAAGACGTCAAGCGCGTGTACGGCCTCGACGAGACCTCCGCCGCGTGGTCGGCGTGGTGA